In the genome of Populus alba chromosome 11, ASM523922v2, whole genome shotgun sequence, one region contains:
- the LOC118042545 gene encoding PR5-like receptor kinase isoform X1: MSRIILLKHLSSFLVAHLFISGVVSTTFTITNSCNYKVWPGVYSSRTPAFSTTGFSLDKNESRIIKAPASWTGSFWGRTYCTEDSSGNFSCITGDCGSGKLECSGNRGASPVTELEITLGGFNGLDFFDVNLLGGFNLPLLVVPIGQNCSSIGCIDDFNESCPAELEVTNGTEEKSVGCRSACDALKLPIYCCNGRMSSFKCKPSLYSRFFKNSCPQGFTYYFEDNGNITYTCPSTDYQITFCPAEKSINTTSYGSSSINTTSYRPNSRNTTVTANNSRPSSGEITPSSMPEIRPNATSRRHWKPIIAGVVGGVLAIISFVVIIVWRVRWSKSEDTEEDVEDDHIQQVPGMPVRFSYKDLCDATDDFKETLGRGGFGSVFKGVLADGTGIAVKRLDNLGQGKREFLAEVETIGSVHHFNLVRLIGFCAEKSCRLLVYEYMRNGSLDNWIFKKSQRSSLDWKTRKKIILDIAKGLAYLHEECRQTIIHLDIKPQNILLDPKFNAKISDFGLSKLIDREMSKVQLSMRGTPGYLAPEWHKALGHVTIKVDVYSFGIVLLEVVCARRNVDHSQPESAFHLLRMLQNKAEYILGYLDEYMQSDKEEIIRMLKVAAWCLQDDPERRPLMSTVEKVLEGVMEVGSNLVYKFSHALAPPPAVGAHISSAPPPASVLSNPR, from the exons ATGTCTCGGATAATATTACTTAAGCATTTATCTTCTTTCTTGGTTGCTCATTTGTTCATATCAG GAGTTGTTTCAACAACATTTACAATAACGAACAGTTGTAACTACAAAGTGTGGCCAGGAGTTTACTCATCGCGTACCCCAGCTTTCTCCACAACTGGTTTTTCCCTTGACAAGAATGAGTCAAGGATCATAAAAGCACCAGCTTCTTGGACTGGTTCGTTCTGGGGCCGCACGTATTGCACCGAAGACTCCTCAGGAAATTTCTCCTGCATTACTGGCGACTGTGGCTCCGGCAAACTAGAATGTTCAGGCAACCGTGGTGCTTCTCCTGTAACGGAGTTAGAGATTACGCTTGGCGGTTTCAATGGCCTTGACTTTTTTGATGTTAATCTTCTTGGTGGCTTCAACCTGCCTTTGCTTGTTGTGCCTATTGGTCAGAACTGTTCAAGCATAGGATGCATTGACGATTTTAACGAATCATGTCCTGCAGAGCTTGAGGTTACCAATGGTACAGAAGAGAAGAGTGTGGGATGCAGGAGCGCTTGCGACGCTCTTAAGTTGCCCATATATTGTTGTAATGGCAGAATGTCAAGTTTTAAATGCAAGCCTTCATTGTATTCTCGATTTTTCAAGAATTCATGTCCACAGGGTTTCACTTATTATTTTGAAGATAATGGTAACATTACCTACACCTGTCCATCCACCGATTACCAAATTACATTCTGCCCAG caGAGAAGTCAATAAATACCACTTCATATGGATCCAGTTCAATAAATACTACTTCATATAGGCCCAATTCAAGAAACACAACAGTTACAGCAAACAACTCTCGGCCATCATCAGGGGAGATAACACCAAGTTCTATGCCTGAAATAAGGCCAAATGCTACTTCAAGAAGACATTGGAAGCCAATTATAGCAGGAGTTGTAGGTGGCGTTCTTGCTATCATTTCTTTTGTAGTTATTATTGTTTGGAGGGTCAGGTGGAGCAAGTCCGAAGATACTGAGGAGGATGTAGAAGATGATCATATACAGCAAGTTCCAGGAATGCCTGTGAGGTTTTCGTATAAAGATCTTTGTGATGCGACCGATGATTTCAAGGAAACACTTGGAAGAGGAGGCTTTGGTTCTGTGTTCAAAGGAGTACTCGCAGATGGAACAGGAATTGCGGTGAAGCGTCTGGATAATTTAGGCCAAGGAAAGAGGGAGTTTTTAGCGGAAGTTGAGACAATTGGAAGCGTGCACCATTTTAACTTGGTGAGGTTGATAGGATTTTGTGCAGAAAAATCATGCAGGCTTCTAGTATACGAGTATATGAGAAATGGATCATTggataattggatttttaagaAAAGCCAAAGATCTTCCCTTGATTGGAAGACACGAAAGAAGATTATACTTGACATTGCGAAAGGGCTGGCTTATCTTCATGAAGAATGCCGACAGACCATAATCCACCTTGATATAAAACCGCAGAACATACTCTTAGATCCAAAGTTCAACGCCAAAATCTCTGACTTCGGATTATCTAAGCTGATTGATAGGGAGATGAGCAAAGTCCAACTTTCAATGAGAGGAACCCCTGGATATCTTGCTCCAGAATGGCACAAAGCATTAGGTCACGTTACAATAAAAGTTGACGTGTACAGCTTCGGAATTGTTCTACTGGAAGTAGTTTGTGCACGCAGAAACGTTGATCACTCGCAACCAGAATCTGCCTTCCATTTGCTTAGAATGTTGCAGAATAAAGCTGAATACATTTTGGGATATTTAGATGAATATATGCAGAGTGATAAAGAGGAAATAATCAGGATGCTAAAAGTTGCTGCTTGGTGTTTGCAAGATGACCCAGAAAGAAGGCCTCTCATGTCAACAGTTGAAAAGGTGTTGGAGGGTGTAATGGAGGTGGGTTCAAACCTGGTGTATAAGTTTTCACATGCACTGGCACCACCTCCTGCTGTTGGTGCCCATATTTCTTCAGCACCGCCCCCTGCTTCTGTTCTTTCTAATCCTAGATGA
- the LOC118042545 gene encoding PR5-like receptor kinase isoform X2, with protein sequence MSRIILLKHLSSFLVAHLFISGVVSTTFTITNSCNYKVWPGVYSSRTPAFSTTGFSLDKNESRIIKAPASWTGSFWGRTYCTEDSSGNFSCITGDCGSGKLECSGNRGASPVTELEITLGGFNGLDFFDVNLLGGFNLPLLVVPIGQNCSSIGCIDDFNESCPAELEVTNGTEEKSVGCRSACDALKLPIYCCNGRMSSFKCKPSLYSRFFKNSCPQGFTYYFEDNGNITYTCPSTDYQITFCPEKSINTTSYGSSSINTTSYRPNSRNTTVTANNSRPSSGEITPSSMPEIRPNATSRRHWKPIIAGVVGGVLAIISFVVIIVWRVRWSKSEDTEEDVEDDHIQQVPGMPVRFSYKDLCDATDDFKETLGRGGFGSVFKGVLADGTGIAVKRLDNLGQGKREFLAEVETIGSVHHFNLVRLIGFCAEKSCRLLVYEYMRNGSLDNWIFKKSQRSSLDWKTRKKIILDIAKGLAYLHEECRQTIIHLDIKPQNILLDPKFNAKISDFGLSKLIDREMSKVQLSMRGTPGYLAPEWHKALGHVTIKVDVYSFGIVLLEVVCARRNVDHSQPESAFHLLRMLQNKAEYILGYLDEYMQSDKEEIIRMLKVAAWCLQDDPERRPLMSTVEKVLEGVMEVGSNLVYKFSHALAPPPAVGAHISSAPPPASVLSNPR encoded by the exons ATGTCTCGGATAATATTACTTAAGCATTTATCTTCTTTCTTGGTTGCTCATTTGTTCATATCAG GAGTTGTTTCAACAACATTTACAATAACGAACAGTTGTAACTACAAAGTGTGGCCAGGAGTTTACTCATCGCGTACCCCAGCTTTCTCCACAACTGGTTTTTCCCTTGACAAGAATGAGTCAAGGATCATAAAAGCACCAGCTTCTTGGACTGGTTCGTTCTGGGGCCGCACGTATTGCACCGAAGACTCCTCAGGAAATTTCTCCTGCATTACTGGCGACTGTGGCTCCGGCAAACTAGAATGTTCAGGCAACCGTGGTGCTTCTCCTGTAACGGAGTTAGAGATTACGCTTGGCGGTTTCAATGGCCTTGACTTTTTTGATGTTAATCTTCTTGGTGGCTTCAACCTGCCTTTGCTTGTTGTGCCTATTGGTCAGAACTGTTCAAGCATAGGATGCATTGACGATTTTAACGAATCATGTCCTGCAGAGCTTGAGGTTACCAATGGTACAGAAGAGAAGAGTGTGGGATGCAGGAGCGCTTGCGACGCTCTTAAGTTGCCCATATATTGTTGTAATGGCAGAATGTCAAGTTTTAAATGCAAGCCTTCATTGTATTCTCGATTTTTCAAGAATTCATGTCCACAGGGTTTCACTTATTATTTTGAAGATAATGGTAACATTACCTACACCTGTCCATCCACCGATTACCAAATTACATTCTGCCCAG AGAAGTCAATAAATACCACTTCATATGGATCCAGTTCAATAAATACTACTTCATATAGGCCCAATTCAAGAAACACAACAGTTACAGCAAACAACTCTCGGCCATCATCAGGGGAGATAACACCAAGTTCTATGCCTGAAATAAGGCCAAATGCTACTTCAAGAAGACATTGGAAGCCAATTATAGCAGGAGTTGTAGGTGGCGTTCTTGCTATCATTTCTTTTGTAGTTATTATTGTTTGGAGGGTCAGGTGGAGCAAGTCCGAAGATACTGAGGAGGATGTAGAAGATGATCATATACAGCAAGTTCCAGGAATGCCTGTGAGGTTTTCGTATAAAGATCTTTGTGATGCGACCGATGATTTCAAGGAAACACTTGGAAGAGGAGGCTTTGGTTCTGTGTTCAAAGGAGTACTCGCAGATGGAACAGGAATTGCGGTGAAGCGTCTGGATAATTTAGGCCAAGGAAAGAGGGAGTTTTTAGCGGAAGTTGAGACAATTGGAAGCGTGCACCATTTTAACTTGGTGAGGTTGATAGGATTTTGTGCAGAAAAATCATGCAGGCTTCTAGTATACGAGTATATGAGAAATGGATCATTggataattggatttttaagaAAAGCCAAAGATCTTCCCTTGATTGGAAGACACGAAAGAAGATTATACTTGACATTGCGAAAGGGCTGGCTTATCTTCATGAAGAATGCCGACAGACCATAATCCACCTTGATATAAAACCGCAGAACATACTCTTAGATCCAAAGTTCAACGCCAAAATCTCTGACTTCGGATTATCTAAGCTGATTGATAGGGAGATGAGCAAAGTCCAACTTTCAATGAGAGGAACCCCTGGATATCTTGCTCCAGAATGGCACAAAGCATTAGGTCACGTTACAATAAAAGTTGACGTGTACAGCTTCGGAATTGTTCTACTGGAAGTAGTTTGTGCACGCAGAAACGTTGATCACTCGCAACCAGAATCTGCCTTCCATTTGCTTAGAATGTTGCAGAATAAAGCTGAATACATTTTGGGATATTTAGATGAATATATGCAGAGTGATAAAGAGGAAATAATCAGGATGCTAAAAGTTGCTGCTTGGTGTTTGCAAGATGACCCAGAAAGAAGGCCTCTCATGTCAACAGTTGAAAAGGTGTTGGAGGGTGTAATGGAGGTGGGTTCAAACCTGGTGTATAAGTTTTCACATGCACTGGCACCACCTCCTGCTGTTGGTGCCCATATTTCTTCAGCACCGCCCCCTGCTTCTGTTCTTTCTAATCCTAGATGA
- the LOC118042539 gene encoding uncharacterized protein → MAEIYVEGSDLKANENEEEDEEEDMDFNPFLKGTPSPEASSSLSSEVEGLEEGVKEVRSGEVRNYDVGDVNHGEEVVMASGVEVGSGKEGESGEDRRGKRRKLGFGSNVEDGNEMEKESGVSKVVLDLDDDEDAICKRTRARYSLASFTLDELEMFLQESDDEDDLPNVDDEVEYRKFLAAVLLGGDGDGQANEENENVDDDDEDNDADFEIELEELLDSDVDNGARDEGQRVEYERGGRRPETRQKKRQKASAQYKKKLLEQSKRPLRPLLPVLPNGFAPPFSAVNEKALAPKPAPSYASSAEDGGKINGFTPQQINQLYCLIHEHTQLLIQVFSLCILDSSRQHLSSQVQGLIFEMLHKRDNVIACKRVPYPGNCFCPPYMCSSVADELPNIRPAQCTYESPPVLNLQMSVSQNTPVPQRRDELACNEQTSSAQIAGSSWSPYINGPIVSILDVAPLNLVGRYMDDVYNAVREYRQRFLNSSSETWNEKEPLFYLPHSPLLGEANEVMRGNVPLAANRVTSSTGQQPPKKTLAASIVESTKKQSVALVPKDISKLAQRFFPLFNPVLFPHKPPPAAVANRVLFTDSEDELLALGIMEYNTDWKAIQQRFLPCKSKHQIFVRQKNRCSSKAPENPIKAVRRMKTSPLTTEETERIQEGLRVYKLDWLSVWKFVVPHRDPSLLPRQLRIALGTQKSYKQDAAKKEKRRISEARKRSRTTELSNWKPASDKEDNQADRTGKGNSSGDDCVDNVNEAYVHQAFLSDWRPGSSGLISSDTISREDQNTREHPNNCRPGEPQLWIDNMNGLPYGSSSYHYPLAHAKPSPNAMLPNYQISNMSVSISKPQIHLRPYRSRKTDGVRLVRLAPDLPPVNLPRSVRVISQSAFERNQCGSSIKVSTSGSRIGDAGKNNIAAQLPHIGNLRTPSSVDSRKDKTNQAADHVTNSHPEQSAVVHNACTAEERGTDSDLQMHPLLFQAPEGGCLPYFPLSCSSGTSSSFSFFSGNQPQLNLSLFHNPLQANHVVDGLNKSSKSKDSTSASCSIDFHPLLQRTDEENNNLVMACSNPNQFVCLSGESAQFQNHFGVVQNKSFVNHIPVTVDPKHSSSNEKANDLDLDIHLSSNSAKEVSERSKDVGANNQPSSTTSEPKSGRRMETCKINSPRNQHNEHPTVHSNLVSGADASPVQSNNASTCNMDDVGDQSHPEIVMEQEELSDSDEEIEENVDFECEEMADSDGEEGAGCEPVAEVQDKDAQSFAVEEVTNAEDYGDQQWKLRSPVHSRGKPSILRKGSPLLHLSLTSLGKETTSSSWLSLDSRAALDSPRMKTLHEKGAINDSPAAKNLSPCRPNRLCKRTTPITKVETQKNVSDMAQQLSLGPLAVSTLRKPRKRMCRTNTNLGTRTVAENVGTNTKLGTGTATENGGLDQDKFG, encoded by the exons ATGGCTGAGATTTATGTTGAAGGGAGTGATTTAAAAGCGAATGAGAATGAGGAAGAGGACGAGGAGGAAGATATGGATTTTAATCCCTTTTTAAAGGGAACGCCTTCGCCGGAGGCGTCGTCGAGTTTGAGCTCTGAAGTTGAAGGTTTGGAGGAGGGTGTGAAGGAGGTGAGGAGTGGTGAGGTGCGAAATTACGATGTTGGAGATGTGAATCATGGGGAGGAGGTTGTTATGGCAAGTGGGGTTGAGGTGGGAAGTGGAAAGGAAGGGGAGAGTGGTGAGGATAGGAGGGGTAAGAGGAGGAAATTGGGTTTTGGGTCGAATGTGGAAGATGGGAATGAGATGGAGAAGGAGAGCGGGGTGAGTAAGGTTGTGTTGGAtttggatgatgatgaagatgctATTTGTAAGAGGACAAGGGCTAGGTATTCGCTTGCGAGTTTTACCCTTGATGAGTTAGAGATGTTTTTGCAAGAGAGTGATGATGAGGATGATCTTCCGAATGTTGATGATGAGGTGGAGTATAGGAAATTTCTTGCGGCCGTTTTGCTTGGTGGAGATGGGGATGGTCAGGctaatgaagaaaatgaaaatgttgatgatgatgatgaggataaTGATGCGGATTTTGAGATTGAACTTGAGGAGTTGCTTGACAGTGATGTTGATAATGGTGCAAGGGATGAGGGTCAGAGAGTTGAGTATGAGAGAGGTGGACGAAGGCCGGAAACTAGGCAGAAAAAACGTCAAAAGGCTTCTGCTCAATATAAGAAGAAGCTTTTAGAACAGTCAAAAAGGCCGTTGCGCCCTCTTTTACCAGTTTTGCCTAATGGATTTGCTCCTCCTTTTAGTGCTGTCAATGAGAAAGCTTTGGCACCTAAGCCTGCTCCTAGCTATGCGTCTTCTGCAGAAGATGGTGGTAAAATAAATGGGTTTACTCCACAGCAAATAAACCAGTTGTATTGTTTGATACATGAACATACTCAGCTACTTATTCAAGTATTCTCTCTTTGCATTCTTGATTCTTCCCGGCAACACCTTTCCTCCCAGGTTCAGGGATTGATTTTTGAGATGCTTCACAAACGTGATAATGTAATAGCCTGCAAAAGAGTTCCATATCCTGGTAATTGCTTTTGTCCTCCATATATGTGCTCATCTGTGGCAGATGAACTGCCCAATATTCGGCCAGCACAGTGCACCTACGAATCACCCCCTGTTCTAAACTTGCAGATGTCAGTCTCTCAAAATACCCCCGTTCCACAAAGAAGAGATGAGCTTGCATGTAATGAGCAAACGAGTTCTGCACAGATTGCAGGCTCTTCTTGGAGTCCTTACATAAATGGTCCAATAGTATCAATTCTGGATGTAGCCCCGCTCAATTTAGTTGGAAGATATATGGATGATGTTTACAATG CTGTTCGGGAGTATCGGCAGCGTTTTCTGAATTCCAGTTCTGAAACATGGAATGAAAAGGAACCGCTATTCTACCTTCCACATTCTCCCTTATTAGGGGAGGCGAATGAAGTTATGAGAGGAAACGTGCCCCTTGCTGCCAATAGAGTGACATCCTCAACTGGTCAACAACCACCCAAGAAGACATTGGCTGCTTCCATTGTTGAAAGTACCAAGAAGCAATCAGTTGCACTAGTCCCAAAGGATATTAGCAAGTTAGCTCagcgatttttcccactgttcAATCCAGTACTATTTCCACATAAACCACCCCCTGCGGCTGTCGCAAATCGGGTCCTTTTTACTGATTCAGAGGACGA ATTGTTGGCACTAGGGATCATGGAATATAATACAGATTGGAAGGCAATTCAACAGCGCTTTCTTCCATGCAAATCTAAGCATCAG ATTTTTGTTAGGCAAAAAAATCGTTGTTCTTCTAAGGCACCAGAAAATCCTATAAAG GCAGTTCGGAGAATGAAAACCTCCCCATTGACTACAGAAGAGACAGAACGCATTCAGGAG GGACTCAGGGTTTACAAACTTGATTGGTTGTCTGTATGGAAGTTTGTTGTTCCACATAGGGATCCTTCCTTATTACCTCGGCAGTTGCGGATTGCCCTTGGAACTCAAAAGTCATATAAGCAAGATGCTGCTAAAAAGGAGAAAAGGCGGATATCTGAAGCCAGGAAACGGTCAAGAACCACAGAATTATCAAATTGGAAACCAGCTTCTGACAAGGAA GACAATCAGGCTGACAGAACTGGTAAAGGAAATAGTAGCGGAGATGATTGTGTTGATAATGTAAATGAAGCTTATGTTCATCAGGCATTTTTATCTGATTGGAGGCCAGGTTCCTCGGGTCTCATTTCCAGTGATACAATTTCAAGAGAAGATCAAAATACCAGAGAGCATCCAAACAATTGTAGGCCTGGAGAGCCCCAACTCTGGATCGATAACATGAATGGGCTTCCATATGGATCCAGCTCTTACCATTATCCTCTTGCTCATGCTAAACCCTCTCCTAATGCCATGCTACCAAACTATCAAATTTCTAATATGTCAGTGAGTATCTCCAAGCCTCAAATACATTTGCGGCCATACCGGAGTCGTAAAACTGATGGTGTGCGCTTAGTGAGATTGGCACCAGATTTGCCCCCTGTGAATCTTCCACGGTCTGTTCGTGTAATTTCTCAGTCAGCTTTCGAAAGGAACCAATGTGGATCATCTATCAAAGTATCTACCTCGGGAAGTCGGATTGGTGATGCtggaaaaaacaatattgctGCTCAGCTTCCACATATTGGAAATCTGAGAACCCCCAGTTCAGTAGATTCAAGAAAGGATAAGACTAATCAAGCAGCAGACCATGTCACAAATTCACACCCAGAACAATCTGCTGTTGTTCACAATGCATGTACTGCTGAAGAAAGAGGCACTGATTCTGACCTTCAGATGCATCCATTACTGTTCCAGGCCCCAGAAGGTGGCTGTCTGCCATATTTCCCTTTGAGCTGCAGCAGTGGCACATCTagttcttttagtttcttttcagGGAATCAACCCCAGTTGAATCTAAGTCTCTTTCATAATCCCCTCCAAGCAAACCATGTTGTTGATGGTCTTAACAAGTCTTCGAAGAGTAAGGACTCCACTTCAGCATCATGCAGTATCGACTTCCACCCACTTCTGCAAAGAACTGATGAGGAAAATAACAACTTGGTGATGGCATGCTCGAATCCAAACCAATTTGTTTGTTTGAGTGGTGAATCTGctcaatttcaaaatcattttggtGTGGTCCAGAATAAGTCATTTGTCAATCACATCCCAGTTACTGTTGACCCTAAACACTCTAGCTCTAATGAGAAAGCTAATGACCTGGACTTGGATATCCATCTAAGCTCTAATTCTGCAAAGGAGGTATCTGAGAGAAGTAAAGATGTTGGTGCAAATAACCAACCAAGCTCAACAACAAGTGAACCAAAGTCTGGAAGGAGAATGGAAACTTGTAAAATAAACAGCCCGCGTAATCAGCACAATGAACATCCCACGGTTCATAGCAATCTTGTTTCAGGTGCTGATGCATCACCTGTACAAAGCAATAATGCCAGCACATGCAACATGGATGATGTTGGCGACCAATCTCATCCAGAAATTGTGATGGAGCAAGAAGAGCTGAGTGACTcagatgaagaaattgaagaaaatgtaGACTTTGagtgtgaggagatggctgaTTCTGATGGGGAAGAAGGTGCAGGTTGTGAACCAGTTGCTGAGGTGCAAGATAAG GATGCTCAAAGTTTTGCAGTGGAAGAAGTTACAAATGCTGAAGATTATGGTGATCAACAATGGAAGTTGAGGAGCCCTGTTCATTCTCGTGGCAAGCCTTCTATTCTTAGAAAGGGCAGTCCTTTATTACACCTGAGTCTGACAAGCTTAGGGAAGGAGACTACAAGTAGTTCTTGGTTAAGTTTAGATTCACGTGCAGCTCTTGACTCTCCAAGAATGAAGACTCTGCATGAAAAGGGTGCAATTAATGACAGCCCTGCAGCCAAAAATTTATCTCCTTGTCGTCCCAACAGATTGTGCAAGAGGACAACACCGATCACAAAAGTTGAAACACAGAAGAATGTTTCTGACATGGCACAGCAACTTAGTCTGGGTCCTCTAGCTGTTTCAACACTGAGGAAACCCAGGAAGCGTATGTGCCGAACAAATACAAATTTGGGTACTCGAACAGTTGCTGAAAATGTTGGAACAAATACAAAATTGGGCACTGGAACAGCCACTGAAAATGGCGGACTCGATCAAGATAAGTTTGGTTGA